In Episyrphus balteatus chromosome 4, idEpiBalt1.1, whole genome shotgun sequence, the sequence ATTTGGGTAGAAATTGttcaaaagttcaatttttgtaagttaaattttttgatcagagtattctatttcaaaatacataggTATTTGGTCTAAAATGTTACGAAATGATTTTTCATgtgtttcttaatatttttgaacagtaattatttttcacaaaatatgtatttagtttacaattttaaacaactttaactTTTGTTCTTTTCGTTTAAAATGTTACAAAACGGTTGTCCGTTAGTTTCTAAATCTGGTTTCTTTAgaaattcttttcaaaatatttgatcTAAAATATTCagcaaaattgaacaaaattcacaaataaaagggttgacatacatacaaatattttacaatttctttttaaataaaaattctcaaacATAAGACCTGACAtgcaaactttttaaaatacttCTTTAATCATAACTTTTAATTCTATCAAACTAAAATATAATTAgatatatcttttttattccCACAGAATGATTAATCAAAGAAAACTCACCGGATGGACTTATCTTACCATCCTGCTTGCCCATTGCACCATGATGACATTTGCATATCCGCAAACAGAAATGATTATGCCACGTCGTATGGATTTTTCCACACAAAACCAGCCCGAACCATCAAATCAATTAGCACCTGTATATCGTGCTGACCAGCAACAACAAGTACAACAAACACTCCAGCAGCAACAACAGGATTCAAGAAAATTTGCCGTCAAACCAAATCATTCAAAGAAAGTAGAACTCGATGATGTAGAGAATGATATTGAGGCCAATCAATTGCCTGAGGGTAATGGTGCAAGTTTTACATGGTCAAATATGTTATCGACATTTTTACAAATGTTCTTTAATGGTGGTGCAGCAGGTGGCGGTGGTGCATTGGTTGGTCCCAATAAATCTGATGATGTTGATAATGTTGGTGGATTTGGACAATCGCCATGGGCTAATGTTATTTCAGTTGGTAAGTAGAcgtttatacaaaatcaataaattgaacatttattttttaaagaagatgtataatttttgagttttttttttaattttaggtttgAAAATTATCAACACACTTTTGGGAGGTGGAGCACCAAGTGATGGCATTGACAAGGTCGACAATGGTGGTTCTCCAATGCAGGTAAATTTAATTTGAcagaaaataaaactaattaatttataagaaaaaaatccttaGAGCATTTTTGAAGTTCTGTatgaaaagtataaaaatttattatatggaCATTTGTGGTACACTGtagtttagaattttgtttattttgtttgattttttttttttttaatttgaatgtaTATACAGAACAaattgcacaattttttttatttattattatttttttgtatagaaaacaaaaaaatttcaccaaACAAAACACTAACCCCTGCTTTAaatgcttttatattttttttaagtaaggaaataaacttttaataaaagtttaactatatatttttttaataagaatgaGGGATATTATAAGAGGtcataattttcattttcttttgaaGAGAGATTTATTAATTTAGTTATGTCAGCTGAAGTAGGCGTTCGGTAtggtaaacttttttttttgtttaaccttAACGGAAGAAAGATTAGATAActgaaaacgaaataaaaataattattggtaaatgaaaataagtttttcatttttgaagatattttgttagcaatttttagttttttccgTGTTACGGTATATAATTGCTTCAATGATGGCATTTGGTCTTGACTCAGGTCGTTCCCACTTTTTCCATAAAAAGCTTTTCATtgcgttttacattttttttttcaaagcatttGCTTGATGGAATTTATAGAGGTGCTGGTTCATCAGAGCTCTTgccaaaaatatatttccatATAATTTGTAGTACAACTGAATAGATAAATATAACAGTATAAATCAACCAATATGTTGGTGTATagattcaaaatatttaacagaTCATGACGTTTCGCtaaaatttttgattctcaGTGCTGAATAGCTGAATACGCTTTGTACGATGAATTATCAAGTTACAAgcactagaataaaaattagaTAAGAAAATTTTCcattagaaaatattttagaaGAATACGTTAATACTGTTTCTAAAAAGCTGAATTGTAGtattatgcaaaaaatatttattgctgaatgtttaaaatatacatgtttaaaaaatacattttattttaagcaaaTTTCTCCAATAATTTTTTAGCTGCTGAAGAATTGTGTTAAGGAtgagaaaaaatttgttcgattttaattacctactctttgcttaaaattaaattaaatgctaGTGCTGAACAGCTGAACGCCTTTTgagtgaaaaattatattttgaggttgtaagaaattttttgaaaaatttttcagaacaaaaGGCTTAGTTAAACATTAACTCgagaataaataaaacaaaaaattttccacttttgatacattttcgtttttaacaattttgctgAATAATTGTATATAATATTGTACCTAATGGAAAGAAAGGtacataaatttcaattttttcgatGGACATGATTCCTTTCCAAGAAATTTATTGAATACTAGTGCTGAATAGCTGAATGCCTATTGAATGATCAACAATGTGAGTGGATGTTTATAACTCCtaaaatactatattttttaAGGATCTTTTAGTGTGAAGGTTTAGTTGAAATTTTAATTCGGGCTGAATAGCTGAACAAAGCaatattataaaagaaatagACAAGTTATTGAAGTGGAGCATTTCCTTTGCTGAACGCTTAAAAATTCATTGGTTCTGCtatgaaacaaaatttgttggtgCTGCTGAATTATTGAACAATTGCactatgtgaaaaaaataaagcggcataaattacaaaatttactaaattttaagGCTATCAGTGCTGAAAAGCCGAATtcaatagctataactccagtcaatgaacttggtggtaacacacaataattgttgttgttaacaaaaaaaaccttcaattcAATTAATATATTACATATTTTTGAGACATAAGTGCTGCTGAATAGATGAAAAGCACCTCtatggaaataaaaatatattgaacTATGTACAATAAGAATTTGTGAGCATGTCAACTTTAAACCCAG encodes:
- the LOC129919856 gene encoding uncharacterized protein LOC129919856, whose protein sequence is MINQRKLTGWTYLTILLAHCTMMTFAYPQTEMIMPRRMDFSTQNQPEPSNQLAPVYRADQQQQVQQTLQQQQQDSRKFAVKPNHSKKVELDDVENDIEANQLPEGNGASFTWSNMLSTFLQMFFNGGAAGGGGALVGPNKSDDVDNVGGFGQSPWANVISVGLKIINTLLGGGAPSDGIDKVDNGGSPMQGILAAVLSSVLGTKDPEQVNSMAKQAGEFINIVMNLLDALKTSFSHRSLAARSIGKRDSMSDATVAGISMLKGYVRTYRNAEDKCMQKYICDANTECVKEIGGTSIFCQLGTYATSLILERTSGSQFENLYDAGKRGRSGLDCSQLFLECNEV